ATGGTCGAGCGACGCAAGGACGGCGCCAGCTGCACGGTCAATCAGATCATCACCCCCGTGCTCGACCCTCATGGCGTGGTGACGCATTTCATCGCCATCCTGCACAATTTCAAGGTCACGGATGAAGAACGCGCCAACATGCAGCAACTGGCGTTCCATGACGCCCTGACTGGATTGCCCAACCGCAGTCTGTTTCTGAACCTGCTCAATCAGGCGATCAACCACGCCACCAAACACCAGCAGCCGCTGGCGTTGATGTTTATCGACCTGGACCACTTCAAATCGGTCAACGACACGTTGGGACACGCCTGTGGCGACAAGCTGCTGGTGGCCGTCGCCGAGCGCCTGGGCCAGTCCGTGCGCAGGTCTGACGTGGTCGCTCGCTTGAGTGGCGACGAGTTCGCAATCCTGATCACGTGCATGGAACAAGTCGACCAGCTTGAAGCCCTGGCCAACAAGCTGATCGCCGCGATCGGTGAGCCGTTCATGATCGATGCGCACCGCATCAACACGGCCATCAGCATCGGGATCAGCCTGTTTCCTGCCAATGGCGCGAGTGTCGAAGACCTGCTCGAACAGGCTGACGGGGCCATGTACCTGGCCAAGCGAGCCGGTGGCAACGCCTGCCGCTTCAAACGACTGTCGCCCGATGACTAGATCGCAAACAGGGCCTCAGAGCAACCAGAGGCCCGCCCACATCGCCAGTGTCAGCAACACCTGGCCGGGCACCACATACACGGCGAACCGGCGCCCGCCGCTGACCCAGGCCACGACGCATTTGCTCAGGGAATTGCTGCTGACCGCGAGCAGCACAGGCGCGGCAATGACATCAAACGGCAACAACCCGGACTTGGCCAGGGCCGCAATCGAGGCCGTCGAGGCATGCGCATCGGCGAACCCGGTAAAGACCGCCGTCAGCATCACCCCCACCTCGCCGAAGTAGTTGAGCATCATCGACGACAGAAAGGTAATACCGGTCATGGCCAGCGCGACCACCACGGCCAGCTTGAGGTTGAAGGCCCCACCGACCTTGATCGGCTGGCTGGGGCCGGCCACCGGCTTGTGAAACATCAGACCCAGGCCATAGAGCGCGGTGGCGATGGTCCCGCACAACAGCGGTCCCCACACGTGACGCAGCAGATCGGGTTCAACCGCCCCCAGGATCAGGCCGACCTGCGTGAAGGTGGCCAGGTTGGAGAAAATCGCCGCCGCGCCGAGGATCTTGATGTTGCCGGGCTCCGCGCTGACCCGATGCCCCATCGTGGCGATGGTCACAGTGCTGGAGGCAAACCCGGAGGCGATGGCACTGAGCGCATAGCCGTAACGGCTGCCGAGCGTTCGCACGGCAATATGGCCCACTGCGCCTATCGCCATCAGCAGCACGGTCAAGGCGCAAATGGTTCGCAGGTTGATTGCCGAATAGGGGCCGATGAAGCGGTCCGGCGCCAACGGCAATACCACCAGCACCGCCACCAGCAGCACCAGCGCGTCGCGCATTTCCGCCTCGGTCAATTGACTGCGCGCAAAGTGATGCAATTTCTGCCGATACGCCAGCAACCCCGCCATCGCCACACCGATGGCCGTGGCCAGCGCCGGCGCGGTAACGCACAACCCGCCCAGCACCAACACCGTGAACAAGGCCACTTCGCTGGTCACGCCCGGGTCATCGCTCAGGCTGCGCCAGTACGCCACCGTGACCAGCA
This region of Pseudomonas mandelii genomic DNA includes:
- a CDS encoding diguanylate cyclase domain-containing protein; amino-acid sequence: MIDYDQQVLARAWDAATNPVLITERTGCIVWINNAFCRLSGYSKPELVGKTPHLLSSGRQSSTFYRDLWLTILAGLPWQGEMVERRKDGASCTVNQIITPVLDPHGVVTHFIAILHNFKVTDEERANMQQLAFHDALTGLPNRSLFLNLLNQAINHATKHQQPLALMFIDLDHFKSVNDTLGHACGDKLLVAVAERLGQSVRRSDVVARLSGDEFAILITCMEQVDQLEALANKLIAAIGEPFMIDAHRINTAISIGISLFPANGASVEDLLEQADGAMYLAKRAGGNACRFKRLSPDD
- a CDS encoding MgtC/SapB family protein, coding for MNETLGGMTGAAAALGIGMLIGLERERHKGRGDSRACAGLRTFAITALLGYGAMQVGGGLLLGIMATCVALLVTVAYWRSLSDDPGVTSEVALFTVLVLGGLCVTAPALATAIGVAMAGLLAYRQKLHHFARSQLTEAEMRDALVLLVAVLVVLPLAPDRFIGPYSAINLRTICALTVLLMAIGAVGHIAVRTLGSRYGYALSAIASGFASSTVTIATMGHRVSAEPGNIKILGAAAIFSNLATFTQVGLILGAVEPDLLRHVWGPLLCGTIATALYGLGLMFHKPVAGPSQPIKVGGAFNLKLAVVVALAMTGITFLSSMMLNYFGEVGVMLTAVFTGFADAHASTASIAALAKSGLLPFDVIAAPVLLAVSSNSLSKCVVAWVSGGRRFAVYVVPGQVLLTLAMWAGLWLL